In Dyadobacter sp. NIV53, a single window of DNA contains:
- a CDS encoding T9SS type A sorting domain-containing protein gives MQVTAQTASQETANAPVLKIYPNPIRNGEKIYIDLTNFAKQEPVTITMYDRNGQLYQAKTVNTDAKGGISVEMSVNKAMTPGLYIIKAQTASGVKQSKIIME, from the coding sequence ATGCAGGTTACCGCCCAGACCGCCAGTCAGGAAACGGCCAATGCGCCTGTTCTTAAGATTTATCCTAATCCAATCAGGAATGGGGAAAAAATATATATTGACCTGACTAACTTTGCAAAACAGGAACCGGTAACCATTACCATGTACGATCGCAACGGGCAGCTATATCAGGCGAAAACAGTTAACACCGATGCGAAAGGAGGCATTTCTGTGGAGATGTCTGTCAATAAGGCGATGACGCCTGGTTTGTACATTATTAAAGCGCAGACCGCCTCTGGGGTAAAGCAGTCTAAAATTATTATGGAGTAG
- a CDS encoding Ig-like domain-containing protein — MTGEQITCFTLINSATKANIQTFTNGNSLNLAALPTKNINIGANTSPGTVKTVVFAISGTQSRTQTESQWSYNLLGESLAWTPPVESYSIKATPYPTAKGEGTAGLTTAIPFLVANPQTIQVNFQDPATVPPIGWVRDYGQAFGLRTGTYQGTNLRYGWKKRSDGSLLNIAVGGNTPGNGRNRNLPANVLQSTLMHMQSDDIAGNFNGTKAEGYWEIELPKGIYDVDVSVGDPDIFPFPEKHSLNVEGAQAIDQFIPTGSVNSATRFKSAKVRVMVSDGKLTINADGGVNTKINYARIVPVANASYVYWSVNEQQLAIEKGSSTANKTFSLELSNSDSRNVQYNLSAIYEAGGSGWLSFNSTHNGTEPNVTFNYAAAEKLPVGTYKAKISAGAAGYTSGAFSIQVKVSAPHPYVVSSTPAASATNVSVNTSSIAANNLYVPQVAGYKGGVDNSTITSNTVKLLKVSGSTTTQIQGVVQGTGGGDAISFSPTFALEANTTYKFMVTEGVKSYSQATFIPYTATFTTGAALEPTDPLSVEFNKVAIVGTQYKKYASLVIGPDDKFYALRLDGVIERFTINRPSGMLGKKDSITTLVNKYGTREAIGLVFDPVSTATSLIAYVSHCSSGLTNAPEFDGKISRLTGAGLATEQLLVTNLPRSSKDHLVNSLAFGPDKALYFGQGSNSSMGAYDGSWQRAESLLSAAIIRLDLTKLNGTTLNAKTTSDQSLINQAAANQLRLSDNTYNPYATNAPLKIYASGIRNAYDLVWHTNGQLYAPANGSAAGGNTPASVAGTRRPDGTFYNGPSIPATTGVQVQKDWLFRIKSNRYYGHPNPLRGEYIVNRGNKDNVKYPTTVSADQNYQGAAFDFDLNRSPNGAIEYKSNTFNGALKGKLLVCRFSGGGDIIVLEPGSLVKGSNESLYDIKKSYTGAGTNGLVGMSGFINPLDVVEDVKTGNLYVIELNWNNIPDRTSQITLLQVSSLSDEEGFASAFPAKISAVEVVGVTTTDTSPANTVSTANFGAISSQSSGSGKDDDDEDKRDFSKVALHSVTISNTGRGKLKLKKLAITGANAGEFKMLGQPDVNPNKPIKIRKNSSVTFNIAFYPNSAGEKQAKLEAVGKKRNRIRLFPSSYLASGFRTKLILQLPVPPRQIHECRLPPRPPVRKRPMRLFLRFILIQSGMGKKYILT, encoded by the coding sequence TTGACAGGTGAACAAATAACGTGCTTTACCTTAATAAACTCAGCTACAAAAGCCAACATACAAACATTTACCAATGGCAACAGCCTTAATTTGGCTGCCTTGCCCACTAAAAATATTAACATCGGGGCAAATACCAGCCCTGGTACTGTCAAAACTGTCGTATTTGCCATAAGTGGGACGCAAAGCCGAACACAAACTGAATCACAGTGGTCCTACAATTTGTTGGGCGAAAGCCTGGCCTGGACCCCGCCGGTAGAAAGTTATAGCATAAAAGCTACCCCTTATCCGACGGCTAAAGGTGAAGGCACGGCTGGCCTAACCACAGCCATCCCGTTCCTTGTTGCAAATCCGCAAACAATCCAGGTAAACTTTCAGGATCCGGCTACAGTTCCGCCTATAGGCTGGGTGCGGGATTATGGCCAGGCTTTTGGCCTGCGGACCGGCACTTACCAGGGAACTAACCTCCGTTATGGCTGGAAAAAGCGTTCGGATGGCAGCTTGCTTAATATTGCGGTTGGTGGCAACACACCTGGCAACGGCAGAAACCGGAATTTGCCAGCCAATGTACTGCAATCCACTTTAATGCATATGCAATCTGATGACATTGCCGGTAATTTTAATGGAACCAAAGCAGAAGGCTACTGGGAAATAGAATTACCCAAGGGCATTTACGATGTGGATGTTTCAGTGGGTGACCCGGATATTTTTCCTTTCCCCGAAAAACATAGCCTGAATGTAGAAGGCGCTCAGGCAATTGATCAATTTATACCTACCGGATCTGTTAATTCTGCTACACGCTTTAAATCTGCTAAAGTAAGGGTAATGGTTTCTGATGGTAAGCTGACCATTAACGCGGATGGCGGAGTTAATACGAAAATTAATTATGCCCGCATTGTGCCGGTCGCCAATGCATCTTATGTATATTGGTCTGTAAATGAGCAGCAGCTAGCCATTGAGAAAGGCAGCTCCACCGCCAATAAAACCTTTTCTCTGGAACTTAGCAACTCTGACAGCAGAAATGTTCAATACAACTTATCGGCGATATACGAAGCCGGCGGTAGTGGTTGGCTAAGCTTTAATTCTACCCATAACGGCACAGAGCCAAATGTTACTTTTAATTATGCTGCTGCCGAAAAGTTGCCAGTAGGTACTTATAAAGCCAAGATTAGCGCAGGGGCTGCCGGTTACACCAGTGGGGCCTTTAGCATACAGGTAAAAGTAAGTGCCCCCCATCCTTACGTAGTTTCCTCTACACCTGCTGCTTCAGCTACCAATGTAAGCGTAAATACTTCCAGTATTGCCGCTAATAATCTTTATGTGCCGCAGGTGGCGGGATATAAAGGTGGCGTAGATAATAGCACTATTACAAGTAATACGGTAAAATTATTAAAAGTATCTGGCAGCACGACCACCCAGATTCAGGGAGTGGTGCAAGGCACCGGGGGCGGAGATGCGATCAGCTTCTCGCCTACTTTTGCACTGGAAGCCAATACGACTTATAAATTTATGGTAACTGAGGGTGTAAAATCGTATAGCCAGGCTACTTTTATTCCGTATACTGCCACTTTTACCACAGGTGCCGCCCTTGAGCCAACCGATCCTTTATCCGTTGAATTTAACAAGGTGGCCATTGTCGGAACTCAATATAAAAAATATGCCTCTTTGGTTATTGGTCCGGACGACAAGTTTTACGCCCTGCGTTTAGATGGTGTGATTGAAAGATTTACAATTAATCGCCCCAGTGGCATGCTTGGCAAAAAGGATTCAATTACCACACTGGTAAATAAATACGGAACCCGTGAAGCAATAGGACTGGTTTTCGATCCGGTCTCTACTGCCACCAGCCTTATAGCTTATGTTTCCCATTGCTCCTCCGGACTGACAAATGCGCCCGAATTTGATGGTAAAATCTCCAGACTGACGGGAGCGGGTCTGGCTACCGAGCAGTTACTGGTCACCAATCTGCCCCGCTCGAGTAAAGACCACCTGGTGAATAGTCTGGCATTTGGTCCTGATAAAGCTTTATATTTTGGTCAGGGAAGCAACAGTTCTATGGGGGCTTATGATGGTTCATGGCAGCGTGCTGAAAGTTTACTGTCTGCGGCAATAATCCGTTTGGATTTAACGAAATTAAATGGTACTACCCTTAATGCTAAAACAACGTCTGATCAGAGTTTAATCAATCAGGCTGCTGCAAACCAGTTGCGTCTCTCCGATAACACTTATAACCCATATGCTACGAATGCTCCGCTTAAAATTTATGCTTCCGGTATCAGAAACGCCTACGACCTGGTATGGCACACTAACGGGCAGTTATATGCTCCGGCCAATGGCTCTGCGGCTGGGGGTAACACGCCAGCTTCCGTAGCCGGAACCAGGAGGCCGGATGGTACTTTTTATAATGGTCCGTCAATTCCGGCTACAACGGGGGTACAGGTCCAAAAGGATTGGTTATTCCGTATCAAGTCAAATCGTTATTATGGCCACCCTAATCCTTTGCGAGGCGAATATATTGTTAACCGGGGTAATAAAGACAACGTTAAATACCCCACTACTGTGAGCGCTGATCAGAATTATCAGGGAGCAGCCTTTGACTTCGACTTAAACCGGTCGCCTAACGGCGCTATTGAATACAAGAGTAACACCTTTAACGGAGCGTTGAAAGGTAAATTACTGGTGTGCCGCTTTAGCGGCGGGGGCGATATAATTGTTTTGGAACCAGGGTCACTCGTAAAAGGCAGCAACGAAAGCCTTTACGACATTAAAAAATCCTATACCGGAGCCGGCACCAACGGTTTAGTGGGTATGTCTGGTTTTATTAATCCGCTGGATGTGGTCGAAGATGTGAAAACAGGAAACTTGTATGTGATTGAGCTTAACTGGAATAATATACCCGATAGAACTTCCCAGATTACTTTATTACAGGTGAGCAGTTTATCTGATGAAGAAGGGTTTGCCAGCGCTTTTCCCGCGAAAATCTCTGCTGTAGAAGTAGTAGGAGTCACCACCACGGATACTTCTCCGGCCAATACTGTTTCCACAGCTAACTTTGGCGCCATTTCTTCTCAATCCTCTGGCTCGGGTAAAGATGATGATGATGAGGACAAACGTGATTTCTCCAAAGTAGCGCTGCATTCAGTTACGATCTCCAATACCGGCCGGGGTAAACTGAAATTAAAAAAACTGGCTATTACCGGTGCAAATGCAGGTGAATTTAAAATGTTGGGTCAGCCAGATGTTAACCCAAATAAGCCCATAAAAATCCGCAAGAACAGTTCAGTTACCTTTAACATTGCTTTTTATCCTAATTCCGCAGGAGAGAAACAGGCAAAACTGGAGGCTGTCGGCAAAAAAAGAAACAGGATCAGGTTATTTCCGTCGAGTTATCTGGCTTCGGGATTTCGTACGAAGCTGATTCTTCAGCTACCAGTGCCTCCCAGGCAAATTCACGAATGCAGGTTACCGCCCAGACCGCCAGTCAGGAAACGGCCAATGCGCCTGTTCTTAAGATTTATCCTAATCCAATCAGGAATGGGGAAAAAATATATATTGACCTGA
- a CDS encoding Crp/Fnr family transcriptional regulator, with amino-acid sequence MEDFASIIKNVSRYIDFTEEEKGFFISQLRIIKVKKKQFVEQPGFVSNYRNYIVKGAMRAYVIGDDGQEHTISLAIEDWYICDLGSFILQEPGTLFTEAMEDCVLIQLSYEGEQLLLKNLPKFQNYLLVRGHQIAANMQKQILSNISQSAEQRYYQFAERYPQFLQRFPLYIIASYLGMTREFLSKIRNNKAHKNDA; translated from the coding sequence ATGGAAGATTTTGCATCGATAATTAAAAATGTATCACGATATATAGATTTTACAGAGGAAGAAAAGGGATTTTTTATCTCCCAATTACGCATTATTAAAGTTAAGAAAAAACAATTTGTTGAACAGCCCGGCTTTGTTTCAAATTACAGAAATTATATAGTAAAAGGTGCAATGCGGGCCTATGTAATAGGCGATGATGGGCAAGAGCATACTATCTCTCTTGCAATAGAAGATTGGTATATTTGCGACCTTGGAAGTTTCATATTACAAGAACCCGGTACTTTGTTCACCGAGGCAATGGAAGATTGTGTGTTGATTCAATTGAGCTATGAAGGCGAACAGTTATTATTAAAAAACCTGCCAAAGTTTCAAAATTATCTATTGGTCAGAGGACATCAGATTGCAGCAAATATGCAGAAGCAGATTCTTTCCAACATAAGCCAATCTGCCGAACAGCGATACTACCAGTTTGCTGAAAGGTATCCACAGTTTTTACAGCGTTTTCCTTTGTACATCATCGCATCTTATTTAGGAATGACAAGAGAATTTCTTTCTAAAATCAGGAACAACAAAGCACACAAAAATGATGCGTGA
- a CDS encoding SDR family oxidoreductase — protein sequence MIVVTGATGVLGQNTIKYLLTEIEPSQIVAFGRNVEKISNLADKGVATKSGEYSDYSSLLAAFKSAEKLFLISSPDAVNRIEHHQNAIDAAKEAGIKHIVFTAMQVPNSDYKLAYSTEPDEKTISAIKASGLKYTIVYNPSYTEYIPYFIGSTFPDNELRMPGGEGKSAYADREDLGEANAKIILHSDKYEGMHITLTGSESLSYGNIAAILSEATGNTITYKDITPEQFIQERVESGLPEAHAAFFAVWTDGIKNNVFEEVHPELENILGRKPHSVATFLKQTYA from the coding sequence ATGATAGTAGTTACAGGTGCCACAGGCGTATTAGGGCAAAATACCATCAAATATCTGCTCACAGAAATTGAGCCAAGCCAAATAGTCGCTTTCGGCAGAAACGTAGAGAAAATATCCAATTTAGCAGATAAAGGTGTAGCTACTAAATCAGGAGAATATTCTGACTATTCTTCATTATTGGCCGCATTTAAAAGTGCTGAGAAACTTTTTCTGATTTCTTCGCCGGATGCAGTAAATAGAATAGAGCATCACCAAAATGCGATTGATGCCGCGAAAGAAGCTGGGATAAAGCACATCGTTTTTACAGCGATGCAGGTTCCAAATAGTGACTATAAACTTGCTTATTCTACAGAGCCTGATGAAAAAACCATTTCTGCCATAAAAGCATCGGGTCTTAAGTACACAATTGTATATAATCCGTCCTACACAGAGTACATTCCTTATTTTATTGGCAGCACTTTTCCAGATAATGAATTAAGGATGCCAGGTGGCGAGGGTAAATCTGCCTATGCAGACAGGGAAGATTTAGGAGAGGCAAATGCAAAAATCATACTTCATTCTGATAAGTACGAAGGCATGCATATAACTCTTACCGGTTCTGAATCACTTTCGTACGGTAATATTGCCGCCATCCTTTCTGAAGCAACAGGCAACACCATCACCTATAAAGATATTACACCCGAACAATTCATCCAGGAACGAGTAGAAAGTGGGTTACCGGAAGCACACGCTGCCTTTTTTGCGGTATGGACAGATGGCATAAAGAATAATGTGTTTGAAGAAGTACATCCTGAGCTTGAAAATATTTTAGGCAGAAAACCTCATTCAGTAGCCACCTTTTTAAAACAAACTTATGCCTGA
- a CDS encoding nuclear transport factor 2 family protein has product MPENIIKSAGQIATQYLKGAGTEDVKILASFFAYDGVFEIPYAKSLGIDIRKQGPDEIAEYSRGVFSGASKFHFINIRIVLGNETTAVVEYETDFILDNGQPYKQHLIGIFITENGKIKLFKEFLNTVVAAKAFLPDGIKTLI; this is encoded by the coding sequence ATGCCTGAAAATATAATTAAAAGTGCTGGCCAAATCGCCACTCAGTATTTGAAAGGTGCAGGCACTGAGGACGTTAAAATACTGGCATCATTCTTTGCGTACGATGGGGTTTTTGAAATACCTTATGCTAAATCGCTTGGTATAGATATTAGGAAACAAGGACCGGATGAGATAGCAGAGTATAGCAGAGGTGTTTTTTCAGGTGCATCAAAATTTCATTTCATCAATATCCGCATTGTTTTGGGAAATGAAACAACAGCAGTTGTCGAATATGAAACAGATTTTATATTGGATAACGGCCAACCCTACAAACAGCATCTAATTGGTATTTTTATAACTGAAAATGGTAAGATAAAATTATTTAAAGAATTTTTAAATACGGTTGTGGCGGCAAAAGCTTTTTTGCCGGATGGAATTAAAACCCTAATTTAA